The proteins below are encoded in one region of Festucalex cinctus isolate MCC-2025b chromosome 2, RoL_Fcin_1.0, whole genome shotgun sequence:
- the LOC144013616 gene encoding phosphatidylinositol 4,5-bisphosphate 3-kinase catalytic subunit gamma isoform, translated as MPWWYDDIGLLTAHIVLKEMLALDCDLKQKRHQFMAFLIGHDLEKEVPDKNCELAYTRRKLASCRNHELRDRDDTKYTTEPWVASTPMPNDLKHLLNRKLPVTLHYMNQISFSIHVDFSATPDVLLQFFRRVNAQEKHEISDSLVLKVTGREEFLSEDYPLKDFHWVRQCLKDNQGLHLSVIPTSQLVKETVHFEDLPLVDAFSGPFRSHEELSLEGKDLEDIFMISLWDCNRKFRVKLLGIDIPTFPSKPSRLVYVEAAIIYGNSVISSVSSPPKLFTEEVLWNEWLGFDLLLKDLPRGAKLGFTVTACSNDTYSGTDDSKVSSATSASKTVDLHKGKAKVLYFVNLLLIDYRSVLSQGYFTLHMWSHHDQEDDVITCQADKLSCATNPDKSNSMAISFFLDHYSFPVVLPTSLSATKYSGTPNTSVSQSKSAPASVSNSDSYKTAQDEGTEPQTSLSAPQNVCPNKACLSKLRQNSGYCDTNLPQFLRTVNWTNSKVVEDVHCLVANWDLTELDVTAALELLSMDFADEIVRKLAVQRLESLSNDDVLKYLLQLVQTLKVEPYHDSFLARYLIQRALRSKRVGHFFFWYVRGEVTSCPYFRQRMAVILEAYLLGCGRAMLDGFVQQVQAVDALQEAAVMIKKAYPDKRDVPSSASLKLQEFLQDNPLPNEFLLPLDPRIKVGQILLDKCKVMASKKKPLWLEFSPMPSPTSTTPVGIIFKQGDDLRQDMLVIQTLAVMDSIWQEQSLHLNLVPYGCISTGHNVGMIEIVRDAATIAAVQRSHGGTNGFFRNDALFEWLKSKCSLQEIHFKTVERFVKSCAGYCVATYVLGIGDRHNDNIMITDQGNLFHIDFGHILGNRKHFLGVSRERVPFVLTPDFLYVMGRVKGGNSLYFQRFRNVCSEAYLALRAHSRLLVTLFSLMLLSGMPELSAVEDVYYLREALQESKSEAEAKEHFLHQIDKCEQLGWTVQANWWIHRMANR; from the exons ATGCCGTGGTGGTATGATGACATTGGGCTTCTAACAGCCCACATTGTGCTGAAGGAGATGTTGGCACTGGATTGTGACTTGAAACAGAAACGGCATCAGTTTATGGCTTTTCTGATCGGACACGATCTGGAAAAAGAGGTGCCGGACAAAAATTGCGAGCTCGCGTACACCCGCAGGAAACTGGCGTCTTGCAGAAACCACGAGCTAAGGGATAGGGATGACACAAAGTACACGACAGAACCTTGGGTAGCAAGCACTCCGATGCCAAATGACTTAAAGCACTTGTTAAATAGAAAACTGCCTGTCACCTTACATTACATGAACCAGATCAGTTTCAGTATACATGTCGATTTCAGTGCAACACCTGATGTCCTTCTTCAATTTTTCCGAAGGGTGAATGCGCAAGAGAAGCATGAAATCTCTGACAGCTTGGTGTTAAAAGTCACAGGAAGGGAAGAGTTTTTGTCCGAGGACTACCCTCTAAAAGATTTCCACTGGGTGCGGCAATGCTTGAAAGACAATCAAGGTCTCCACCTGTCTGTGATTCCCACCTCCCAGCTTGTTAAGGAGACAGTCCACTTCGAGGACTTGCCACTTGTTGATGCTTTCAGTGGCCCATTCCGTTCCCATGAAGAACTCTCCCTCGAAGGGAAGGATCTAGAAGACATCTTCATGATATCCTTATGGGACTGCAACAGAAAATTCCGTGTCAAACTTCTCGGCATTGATATTCCGACGTTTCCAAGCAAACCCTCTCGATTGGTCTACGTGGAAGCAGCTATAATTTACGGTAATTCGGTTATCTCGTCCGTGTCGTCACCTCCCAAACTCTTTACAGAAGAAGTATTGTGGAACGAGTGGCTGGGCTTCGATCTGCTTCTTAAGGATTTACCTCGTGGAGCCAAGTTAGGCTTCACCGTTACTGCCTGCAGTAACGACACGTACTCGGGGACTGATGACTCAAAGGTTTCATCCGCAACATCAGCCTCCAAAACGGTAGACCTACATAAAGGGAAGGCGAAGGTGCTCTACTTTGTCAATCTTCTCCTGATTGATTACAG GTCTGTCCTCAGCCAAGGATACTTCACATTGCACATGTGGTCCCACCATGACCAGGAGGATGATGTCATCACTTGCCAAGCTGATAAACTTTCCTGTGCTACTAATCCAGATAAATCAAACTCCATGGCTATCAGCTTCTTTCTTGACCACTACAGCTTCCCCGTGGTTCTCCCAACAAGCCTTAGCGCCACCAAATATTCTGGTACCCCCAATACTAGCGTCTCCCAAAGCAAATCTGCTCCTGCCTCTGTATCCAACAGTGATTCGTATAAAACAGCCCAAGATGAAGGGACTGAGCCTCAGACATCGCTATCAGCACCTCAAAATGTCTGTCCAAACAAGGCTTGCCTAAGTAAATTACGGCAAAATAGTGGTTACTGTGATACCAACCTACCCCAGTTCCTTCGCACTGTGAATTGGACAAACAGCAAAGTGGTTGAAGATGTCCACTGTTTGGTGGCAAACTGGGACCTGACAGAGCTGGATGTGACCGCGGCCCTGGAGTTGCTGAGCATGGACTTTGCTGACGAGATAGTCAGGAAATTAGCAGTACAGCGACTAGAGAGCCTCTCCAACGATGACGTTCTGAAGTATTTACTCCAGTTGGTGCAG ACCCTCAAAGTGGAACCTTACCATGACAGTTTCCTCGCTAGGTACCTCATACAGAGAGCCCTGAGG AGCAAGCGGGTCGGCCACTTCTTCTTCTGGTACGTGCGCGGCGAGGTAACGTCCTGCCCGTATTTCCGTCAGCGTATGGCGGTGATTCTGGAGGCCTACTTGCTGGGCTGCGGTCGGGCCATGCTGGATGGCTTCGTTCAACAGGTGCAGGCTGTGGACGCTCTTCAGGAGGCTGCGGTCATGATTAAGAAAGCCTACCCTGACAAGAGGGACGTTCCTTCTTCAG CTTCTCTAAAGCTTCAAGAATTTCTTCAGGACAACCCGCTGCCCAATGAATTCTTGTTGCCTTTGGATCCTCGCATCAAAGTTGGACAGATTCTG CTAGACAAATGCAAGGTGATGGCATCAAAGAAGAAACCTCTGTGGTTGGAGTTCTCGCCCATGCCGTCACCCACCTCTACTACACCTGTTGGGATCATTTTCAAACAGGGGGATGACCTCAGACAGGATATGCTGGTGATTCAG ACCTTGGCAGTGATGGACTCAATCTGGCAAGAGCAGTCTCTGCACCTCAACCTTGTCCCATATGGCTGCATCTCCACAGGACACAACGTAG GCATGATCGAGATTGTTAGGGATGCAGCAACTATCGCTGCAGTCCAGAGAAGCCATGGAGGAACAAATGGATTCTTCCGGAATGATGCTCTCTTTGAATGGCTTAAATCCAAGTGTTCTCTCCAGGAAATT CATTTCAAGACTGTAGAGCGGTTTGTAAAGTCCTGTGCCGGCTATTGTGTGGCTACATACGTACTAGGCATTGGGGATCGTCACAATGACAACATTATGATCACAGATCAAG GAAATTTGTTCCACATCGACTTTGGCCATATCTTGGGAAATAGGAAGCACTTCCTCGGCGTGAGTCGAGAGCGCGTGCCTTTTGTCCTCACGCCAGATTTTCTGTATGTCATGGGAAGGGTCAAAGGTGGAAATAGCCTCTACTTTCAGCGTTTCCGG AATGTATGCAGTGAGGCATATCTGGCTCTTCGCGCACATTCTCGCCTGCTGGTCACTCTTTTCTCCCTCATGCTTCTTTCGGGGATGCCTGAGCTGAGTGCTGTAGAAGACGTTTACTACCtgcgggaggcgctgcaggagAGCAAAAGTGAGGCAGAGGCCAAGGAACATTTCCTCCACCAGATTGACAAATGTGAGCAGTTGGGCTGGACTGTGCAGGCCAATTGGTGGATCCACCGGATGGCAAATAgataa
- the LOC144015037 gene encoding uncharacterized protein LOC144015037 has product MFAITKVKYEEELCGAQENERQRELLDAVCKQPRGVLNRADVSEKYLCTEQQEPEYPGVKEEEDLEPLQVKEEEQSQPPNIKKEEQLPPYIKEEEDFTELPVTGLHLKTDDEDSPSSSSRQQITTEDDEDYRGGSKADSRLALMSDGEVMSHSPHTDDYEQSDGDVKCQTDSKRWKCSQCGKTFGSKSGLRRHVIGHTGDKPFACSLCGKNFARKEHLKKHTRTHTGEKPFACSVCGKNFASKGTLKEHTTTHTGEKPFSCSFCGQNFAQKGNLKIHTRTHTGEKPFACSVCGKHFAHKGNLQIHKRIHTREKPFACSVCGKNFTSKGTLTEHTTTHTGEKPFACSICGQNFAKKGSLQIHTRTHTREKPFACLVCGQTFAYKKSLKTHTRTHTGENPFTCLLCGQNFAYKGNLQIHIRTHTVDEPFTCSVCGQNFAHKGSLKEHTRTHTGEKPFACSVCGHNFAHKESLTRHTRIHTGEKPFTCSVCGQKFAQKVSLKGHTRTHTGEKPFTCSVCGKKFAFKGSFKEHTRTHTGEKPFTCSVCGKKIAVKKTLISHTRTHTGDKPFACSVCDKKFAYHQSLKEHTRTHTGEKPFTCSVCGKKFAVKKTLISHTRTHTGDKPFACSICDKKFAYHQSLKEHTRTHTGEKPFTCSVCGQKFPSQAKAKTHKCAGENINFTCPRYSTQAALCDRVKMFAITKVKYEEELCGAQENERQRKLLDAVCMQPRVVLNRADVGAKYLCAERQEPEFPGVKEEEDLEHLQVKEEEQPQPPKIKKAEQLPPYIKEEEDFLELPVTGLHLKTEDEEPPSSSSRQITENDEDHHGGSQTDRRLALMSDGEETSDSPHTYDADEQSDANVTCQTNSKRWKCSQCGKTFAYKSRLRRHVIGHTGDKPFACSLCGQKFAQKGNLKMHTRTHTGEKPFTCSICGQKFAYKGSLKEHTRNHTGEKPFGCSVCGQTFAQKGHLKTHTRTHTREKIFACSVCDQKFSHKGNLKIHTRTHTGAKPFGCSVCGQTFAQKGHLQIHTRNHTREKPFTCSVCGQTFAQKGNLITHTRTHTGEKPFTCSVCGKKFAHKGNLKIHTRTHTGEKPFACSVCGKNFAHEQNLKTHTRTHTGEKPFTCSVCGKKFADKGNLKEHTRNHTGEKPFGCSVCGQTLAQKRNLKMHTRTHTGERPFSCSVCGQQFPSKAKVKTHKCAGENCSA; this is encoded by the exons ATGTTCGCAATAAcgaaagtcaagtacgaagaggagctGTGTGGAGCACAAGAGAACGAGCGACAACGTGAACTCCTGGACGCTGTTTGCAAGCAGCCTCGAGgtgtgttgaacagagcag ACgtcagtgaaaaatatctttGTACTGAGCAGCAGGAGCCAGAGTACCCTGGTGTGAAAGAGGAagaggacttggagcctcttCAAGTTAAAGAAGAGGAGCAGTCACAGCCtcccaacataaaaaaagaggagcagctgccaccatacattaaagaggaggaggatttcACAGAGTTGCCTGTGACTGGTCTCCATTTGAAGACTGACGATGAGGATtctccaagcagcagctcaagacAACAAATAACCACAGAAGATGATGAGGACTACCGTGGGGGATCAAAAGCAGACAGCCGGTTAGCTCTAATGTCAGATGGTGAAGTCATGTCACACTCTCCTCACACTGATGACTATGAACAGTCTGACGGTGATGTGAAATGTCAAACTGACAGCAAACgttggaaatgttctcagtgtggaaaaacttTTGGTTCCAAGTCTGGATTGAGAAGACACGTGATTGGCCACACTGGTgacaaaccttttgcctgctcacttTGTGGTAAAAATTTTGCCCGGAAGGAACACCTTAAAAAGCACACGAGGACCcatactggagagaagccttttgcttgctcagtttgtggtaaaaattttgcttccaagggAACCTTAAAAGAACACACAAccacccacactggagagaagcctttttcctgctcattttgtggtcaaaattttgctcaaaagggaaacttaaaaatacacacaagaactcacactggagagaagccttttgcatgctcagtttgtggtaaacattttgctCACAAGGGAAACTTACAAATACACAAAAGAATCCACACtagagagaagccttttgcttgctcagtttgtggtaaaaattTTACTTCCAAGGGAACCTTAACAGAACACACAacaacccacactggagagaagccttttgcctgctcaatttgtggtcaaaattttgctaagAAGGGTTCCTtgcaaatacacacaagaacccatactagagagaaaccttttgcttgcTTAGTTTGTGGTCAAACATTTGCTTACAAGAAaagcttaaaaacacacacaagaacacacacaggaGAGAATCCTTTTACATGCTTactctgtggtcaaaattttgcttacAAGGGTAACTTACAAATACACATAAGAACCCACACAGTAGATGAGCCTTttacttgctcagtttgtggtcaaaattttgctcacaagGGAAGCCTAAAagaacacacaagaacccacactggagagaaaccttttgcctgctcagtttgtggtcataACTTTGCTCACAAGGAAAGcttaacaagacatacaagaatccacactggtgagaagccTTTTACTtgttcagtttgtggtcaaaagttTGCTCAGAAGGTAAGCTTAAAaggacacacaagaacccacactggagagaaaccttttacctgctcagtttgtggtaaaaaatttgCTTTCAAGGGAAGCTTTAAagaacacacaagaacccacactggagagaagccttttacgtgctcagtttgtggtaaaaaaattgctgttaaaaaaacccTAATAAGTCAcacacgaacccacactggtgacaaaccttttgcttgctcagtttgtgataAAAAATTTGCTTACCATCAAAGCTTAAAagaacacacaagaacccacactggagagaagccttttacgtgctcagtttgtggtaaaaaatttgctgttaaaaaaacccTAATAAGTCAcacacgaacccacactggtgacaaaccttttgcttgctcaattTGTGATAAAAAATTTGCTTACCATCAAAGCTTAAAagaacacacaagaacccacactggagagaagccttttacttgctcagtttgtggtcaaaaatttcCAAGTCAGGCTAAAGCTAAGACGCACAAGTGCGCTGGTGAGAATATCA atttcacgtgCCCAAGATATTCCACCCAGGCTGCTTTATGTGAC CGTGTGAAAATGTTCGCAATAAcgaaagtcaagtacgaagaggagctGTGTGGAGCACAAGAGAACGAGCGACAACGTAAACTGCTGGATGCTGTTTGCAtgcagcctcgagttgtgttgaacagagcag ACGTCGGTGCAAAATATCTTTGTGCGgagcggcaggagccagagttccctggcgtgaaagaggaggaggacttggagcaTCTTCAAGTTAAAGAAGAGGAGCAGCCACAGcctcccaaaataaaaaaagcggaGCAGCTACCAccatacattaaagaggaggaggatttcTTAGAGTTGCCTGTGACTGGTCTCCATCTGAAGACTGAAGATGAGGAGCCTCCAAGCAGTAGCTCAAGACAAATAACAGAAAACGATGAGGACCACCATGGAGgatcacagacagacagacggttAGCTCTaatgtcagatggtgaagaaACGTCAGACTCTCCTCACACTTATGATGCTGATGAACAGTCTGACGCTAATGTGACATGTCAAACTAACAGCAAACgttggaaatgttctcagtgtggaaaaacttTTGCGTACAAGTCTCGATTGAGAAGACACGTGATTGGCCACACTGGAgacaaaccttttgcctgctcacttTGTGGTCAAAAGTTTGCTCAGAAGGGAAACTTGAAAATGCACACAAGAactcacactggagagaagccttttacgTGCTCTatttgtggtcaaaaatttgcTTACAAGGGAAGCTTAAAAGAACACACAAGaaaccacactggagagaagccttttggctgctcagtttgtggtcagacATTTGCTCagaagggacacttaaaaacacacacaagaacccacactcgAGAGAAgatttttgcttgctcagtttgtgatcAAAAATTTTCTCAcaagggaaacttaaaaatccacacaagaactCACACTGGAGCGAAGCCTTTtggctgctcagtttgtggtcagacCTTTGCTCAGAAGGGACACTTACAAATACACACAAGGAACCACACTCGAGAGAAGCCTTTCACCTGCTCCGTTTGTGGTCAGACTTTTGCTCAGAAGGGAAACTTaataacacacacaagaacccacactggagagaagccttttaccTGCTCcgtttgtggtaaaaaatttgctcacaagggaaacttaaaaatccacacaagaacacacactggagagaagccttttgcttgctcagtttgtggtaaaaattTTGCTCACGAGcaaaacttaaaaacacacacaagaacccacactggagagaagcctttcacCTGCTCtgtttgtggtaaaaaatttgctgacaagggaaacttaaaagaacacacaagaaaccacaccggagagaagccttttggctgctcagtttgtggtcagacTTTGGCTCAGAAGCGAAACTTAAAAATGCACAccagaacccacactggagagagacctttttcctgctcagtttgtggtcagcaATTCCCAAGTAAGGCTAAAGTTAAGACACACAAGTGCGCTGGTGAGAATTGCAGTGCTTAA